Genomic DNA from Coregonus clupeaformis isolate EN_2021a chromosome 26, ASM2061545v1, whole genome shotgun sequence:
ATCCAagcagttttccatgttgattcaacgtcatcacataaaaACAAAATTGGGTGGAAAGAAgggtgattcaaccagtttgtgcccagtgggtagtgggTCTTATATGACACAGCAATTCATAATGCTGCACCCCTCCTATTTCTTACCTTTGCACTGCTGCGTCTGAGCATCAGCTGAAAAGATGGATAAATCTGCAGAGAGAGGTGGGAAAGAAGAGAGATAGATAAACATACTGAAGGATTTCATGCTTACTTCACATTCTGAACTTTAATCATTGAGCTCTTCTTTGTGAAAAGTAtgtccctctctatcccccttcaTGTTTTACCTTTGCATTTTGCTGACTGTTGATCATGCGGGTCCTTGCTCTTtagccctgatgcagtgaaaatagagtaatctaaggacagaaaaggaatatatatgaatggagatttgataggacaataacacacagcagtaaaagtagagttaagtcctataggctgtttcaatgCACCAGAGGAGTAGTCACACATAACTCAGTACCTTAGTGAGATACACTGCTGTTACTTAAATGTAATACAGTTTTATTAGCCTCCCCATGGGGATTAAGATGGCATCGTCTGAGTACAACGTAATGCTAAACCACCCTGAAGGATGCAAAGCAGAAACatctgtgtacgctatccctcatgcagtgaaaaagacaaaaacaaaaacaaaaaaaatgacgTCAGCTTTCtgcgacatctttttgagtgcggaccATCACACTTTATTGCTTATTTGAATTTAAGGATTTTACGCACCAACCTAACTTTAGGGAGAGCACGATGGTGCTCTTTGCTTTTAACCCACAGAgaatgaaatgttttgtgtttgagTCCCTTGTCACTTTGCCTGGTCCTACCTTTACATTGTGGTTGTCTGGTCTGTTTGCCTGTCAATTCCGGATTCTTTACCCTGTCCAGGTGTTCCTGTAAGGCCTTCTCATTCCTCAGCCTGCGCTGCTCTTCTTTAGACAGCACCTCCTtatcctttctctttccctctatctctttggcctggtctttatctctcctatccttctgaCAAGGCCaaattctctcctcttctgccaTCCTCTCAAATTTGTCCATAAGGAGCTCTGCCTCTGTCTTTGGCGCTGTTACTTTGTCATTCCCATCTTTCTTTTGGACACTCTCACTTTTATTACTCACTTTGACCTGCAGAACCTGGGGGACCTTGGCCACGCCTTGACTGCTCGTGGAAAACACAGAgaattctgagagagagagagagagagagagagagagagagagagagagagagagagagagagagagagagagagagagagagagagagagagagagagagagagagagagagagagagattggaaatAAACATCATAGCTATTATTTAGAGCCTAGTGTGTCTCAGTTGGTATGGCATGGAGCTTGCAACaccggggttgtgggttcgattcccactgtacacagacgtcagttcaacatctagttttgatttacatttgactgaattgtcaactaacgtgaattcaacgtgaaatcaaataAATGTGAAccttgtcattggatttaggttaaaagttgggtgaaaaaaatacaaacattACTGAAATTCCTTTACATTGATGACGTTTTGCAAATCCAagcagttttccatgttgattcaacgtcatcacataaaaACAAAATTGGGTGGAAAGAAgggtgattcaaccagtttgtgcccagtgggtagtgggTCTTATATGACACAGCAATTCATAATGCTGCACCCCTCCTATTTCTTACCTTTGCACTGCTGCGTCTGAGCATCAGCTGAAAAGATGGATAAATCTGCAGAGAGAGGTGGGAAAGAAGAGAGATAGATAAACATACTGAAGGATTTCATGCTTACTTCACATTCTGAACTTTAATCATTGAGCTCTTCTTTGTGAAAAGTAtgtccctctctatcccccttcaTGTTTTACCTTTGCATTTTGCTGACTGTTGATCATGCGGGTCCTTGCTCTTtagccctgatgcagtgaaaatagagtaatctaaggacagaaaaggaatatatatgaatggagatttgataggacaataacacacagcagtaaaagtagagttaagtcctataggctgtttcaatgCACCAGAGGAGTAGTCACACATAACTCAGTACCTTAGTGAGATACACTGCTGTTACTTAAATGTAATACAGTTTTATTAGCCTCCCCATGGGGATTAAGATGGCATCGTCTGAGTACAACGTAATGCTAAACCACCCTGAAGGATGCAAAGCAGAAACatctgtgtacgctatccctcatgcagtgaaaaagacaaaaacaaaaacaaaaaaaatgacgTCAGCTTTCtgcgacatctttttgagtgcggaccATCACACTTTATTGCTTATTTGAATTTAAGGATTTTACGCACCAACCTAACTTTAGGGAGAGCACGATGGTGCTCTTTGCTTTTAACCCACAGAgaatgaaatgttttgtgtttgagTCCCTTGTCACTTTGCCTGGTCCTACCTTTACATTGTGGTTGTCTGGTCTGTTTGCCTGTCAATTCCGGATTCTTTACCCTGTCCAGGTGTTCCTGTAAGGCCTTCTCATTCCTCAGCCTGCGCTGCTCTTCTTTAGACAGCACCTCCTtatcctttctctttccctctatctctttggcctggtctttatctctcctatccttctgaCAAGGCCaaattctctcctcttctgccaTCCTCTCAAATTTGTCCATAAGGAGCTCTGCCTCTGTCTTTGGCGCTGTTACTTTGTCATTCCCATCTTTCTTTTGGACACTCTCACTTTTATTACTCACTTTGACCTGCAGAACCTGGGGGACCTTGGCCACGCCTTGACTGCTCGTGGAAAACACAGAgaattctgagagagagagagagagagagagagagagagagagagagagagagagagagagagagagagagagagagagagagagagagagagagagagagagatgttgattcaacgtcatcacataaaaACAAAATTGGGTGGAAAGAAGGGTGATTCAACCAGAAAACTCCACTGATATCAGACAGCTAAATGCGTTGTTAGATAATTTTTTGCCCTTCCGCGTCACTTTCTACACAGAAGACatctgctaaacatagaatcaagctgtttatctgtctctctgtgactgaCTATAACTTCGGCaggaagttgactacaaatacaaaagttgccaatatctttgcaattcaacaagcgaaggataaaaatatgcttcaactgaaaaccgagatgactgcattagaaaataaatccagtaggctgtataggcctatatttcaatcatattgaaatcaatttcatgttcaGTCAATTTACTTCTAtttgtaggctacactgtctgtaattttttacatCTTCGGCCATTATAAAAACGATACATCGTTAAAACACTAGTAAGcttaagttccatcgctatcaggaaaccgggccctggtcttTACCTTTGCACTTTGCTGGCTGGTCCTTCTGAGGGTTCAGAGTCTTTGACTCAGTTGCAGTAACCATGGAGACATCTGACAAGACAAAGGAAAATGGAGGATGTTAATACCACACTCCATGTGTGCAGTTGTATAACACTTTCAATGTACAAAATAACTGTAAACTAAGATGACCTTTGCACTGGGTCTGTTTGACCTCAGCACCAGCTGAGAAGATGGAGGAATctgggagagagggagttggGAAACAGACAGTATAAGTTAAGGTGTTGAAGCTAACCTCACATATCACACTTTATTCTCTGTCTATTCCCTCTCCTTTTTACCTTTGACCTCCAGCTCTCTCATTTGTTTCTCCATGTGTGTCATATTTTCTTCTGCACTTAGTCTCTTTTCTTTCAGgagctctctcctgtctccttcccttgctTCCTTCACACACTTATTTtcatcttcctttctctcttccccgTCTCTTCTTTTTCTATCGCTCAGGGTCTCCGTTAGCCTGGCTTGCTTTTTCAGCATCTGTTGTTCTTCTCCCATCTTTTTCTTTGCttcttccccctttctctttgcttcttccacctttctctttgcttcttccaCCGTTCTCTTTGCTTCTTCCATCATTATCTTTGCTTCTTCCacctttctctttgcttcttccatctttctctttgcttcttccaCCTTTCTATTTGCTTCTTCCACCTTTCTCGTTGCCTTCCTCTCTGCTTTCATCCATGCATCTTCCTTTCGGTTTTCTTCTTCCTTCCAGTAAAACTCtttccattcctccactctcttctTTTCAGATATCTCCcacttgtctctctcctcctgtcttttcTTCTGGAGCGCCATCTGTTTCTCTACCTTTTGCCTCTCAGATTTTTCCATtaacctcctcctttcctcctccatctctctctccctttccctcattCTAATATCCATCAACAGCAACTCTTCATCCTTCATCTGATTTATTTTTGCatgctccttcttctcctccctcttcatCCTCTCAAGTCTGTCCCTCTCCACTTCCTTCAACACCATCTCTCTATTCATCTCCAGAGActgtctctctatccatctcatcTCCCCCATACAGGCCAATTGCTTCAGCAGGCCCACCTCCTTCCTTAGCAGGCCCACCTCAACATGCAAGTCGCCCTGACCAAAACTGTGCACTTCCAATACGAATGAGCTTTAAAAGAGAGTTCCTAAATGTTAGCAACCTACAGGATGCTGCTAATGGAAAACAAATCCTTAAACAACCTAAAGACAGCATCGGCATCAAAAGAAATAAAGCAAATCACTTTTAACAGTTCCACATTGATTTTTTACCCAATTGCCAAAGATTAATTTGACATGAACGTAAATTCCAAATTGACagaatttacatttacagtgggggaaaaaagtatttagtcagccaccaattgtgcaagttctcccacttaaaaagacgagagaggcctgtaatttcatcataggtacacgtcaactatgacagacaaattgagaaaaacaattctagaaaatcacattgtaggatttttaatgaatttatttgcaaattatggtggaaaataagtatttggtcacctacaaacaagcaagatttctggctctcacagacctgtaacttcttctttaagaggctcctctgtcctccactcggtactgtcacgccctggctctggggactctagtatgttgagccagggtgtgagttttcatttgtgtttgttctggttttgtatatctatgttggccagggtggctcccaatcagagacggctgtagctcgttgtctctgattgggagtcatacttaggtagccgttaggcattcatttggtgtggtttcttgttccgtgttggtttgtgaatgtaaccagggacgtcacgttttcgttttgtttttgttcgtgtgatcatcaattaataaatatgttcgcattccacgctgcgccttggtcctcctctgttcccgacgatcgtgacaactacttcccgcggctatgcatCCTGTGATTATAGTGACAGTATGTCCAATAAACATGACCTCCCAGTGTCCCTATAGCCATTCACACTACTATTAAAGCCTATTACCCTATGTGGTGCCTTTCATCAATGCCTACATTTCTAGTGCCTCTAACACATTATTTTGCATCTCACCATAAAACAGCCCTGTATCCAAACTAAACAAGCTGTGACCAACCAATTATGCAAACTCTTTTTACTATAGATTTTGTGTAAATCTTTTCAAAAATGTTTATAGTATAGTACACTATGCTGTTAAATGTGTTTTAAGACAGTACTAATCAATTCAATCTCATCAGAAATCACTCTCAGGTTCGGTAATCTAGATTATACAGTAATCAGTTTAGATAAATGAATGCATACCAATATTTAACCATGAAAATATTCATTTAAACATAAGACAGGAATTTGATACTTGCAGTAGGCTACGCAAAGTGATATGAAATTCTATCATATTTGCCTAAAACCGTCCTCTCCATTATAGTAGATTCACCATAACTTTAGGAACAATTTAGAAACATGACTTACCAATATGATGACTTTCTCCAACTAACCTTCTCTCTGAATGTTCTCCCACCTAAGATTCTAGCCTAATGGCAAGAGGATTCTATCTTCTTATGAccccattatgacatcactccaAGATGGCATTCTACTCATCCTCAATGCTTCACTATGTACAACTACAGACTCACAGTTCATTGTAATGGGACTCTGACAAAGCTGTCATTGCTCACACAGCCACTACATaacagagatgtgttgtgttccaaTTAAACCAATGATGCTTTGTTAGTGAGATCATTGATTATACAGTACTGGCCATTGAAGACGTTGTTTTCTTGAATGATCTACTGCAGTGACTAACTAGCACATAGATTGATCTGCTTTGCAGCAATACATTTTGTGAGAAATGCATTCAATCCCTTTCAACGTCCAAACTTCATGGAATTAACAAAAGCATAATTTTACAATACAGAGAAACTGTTTATGACCTGCTTGACCTCAAATGAGAGTCccgagaaataagaaaaaaatgaCCTCACGCTAGGGAAGATTTACAAACCACCTCCAGGAGAGTCTAAAGACCTACTGCACCCAATGTACTAGTTACTTTTAGCAACACAGCTGTATTTACAGTACACACACTAGCGTTGCTTTCAAATGTACTCGGTTGCACAACAACAGTCCGTGGGAAGCCAGAAGTTAAATACAATTCCATTTAAACTTAATGTGCCGGTGGGCAGGGTGGTTGGTAATTATGAGAGGGGTAATTTGAGAGAAAATATCTAAAGGATAATATTGTTGAACAGACTTTACAAACGTGGGTCTGTTGTAGAACCACTTCCTCTCGGCTTacctcatgtcaaaataaaaAACTCATTTTTTGTCCACCTATGGCACAAAATCAAGGACTATAAGTGCTGGATAGAACATAGACTTAGATAGACATGgcatcattgtatctgtcccattatggcgtctgtgagagcacGGGCACTGCCAttaaggccatctccattttgaagtagtccattttcttcaaCTACTACTTttatgagttggtaaacaaactgaaagggtgcatactgccacctggagtgtgttgtttgaacataTATAATgccaaggttggcgatttactgGCACCTgtagttatgg
This window encodes:
- the LOC121540074 gene encoding trichohyalin-like, which translates into the protein MNREMVLKEVERDRLERMKREEKKEHAKINQMKDEELLLMDIRMREREREMEEERRRLMEKSERQKVEKQMALQKKRQEERDKWEISEKKRVEEWKEFYWKEEENRKEDAWMKAERKATRKVEEANRKVEEAKRKMEEAKRKVEEAKIMMEEAKRTVEEAKRKVEEAKRKGEEAKKKMGEEQQMLKKQARLTETLSDRKRRDGEERKEDENKCVKEAREGDRRELLKEKRLSAEENMTHMEKQMRELEVKDSSIFSAGAEVKQTQCKDVSMVTATESKTLNPQKDQPAKCKEFSVFSTSSQGVAKVPQVLQVKVSNKSESVQKKDGNDKVTAPKTEAELLMDKFERMAEEERIWPCQKDRRDKDQAKEIEGKRKDKEVLSKEEQRRLRNEKALQEHLDRVKNPELTGKQTRQPQCKDYSIFTASGLKSKDPHDQQSAKCKDLSIFSADAQTQQCKEFSVFSTSSQGVAKVPQVLQVKVSNKSESVQKKDGNDKVTAPKTEAELLMDKFERMAEEERIWPCQKDRRDKDQAKEIEGKRKDKEVLSKEEQRRLRNEKALQEHLDRVKNPELTGKQTRQPQCKDYSIFTASGLKSKDPHDQQSAKCKDLSIFSADAQTQQCKDFSMFSTSSQGVAKVPRFCRSK